In the genome of Dermacentor variabilis isolate Ectoservices chromosome 5, ASM5094787v1, whole genome shotgun sequence, one region contains:
- the LOC142583013 gene encoding solute carrier family 2, facilitated glucose transporter member 8-like has product MRSAEKSRKPSWVTEYVGVNFQKVPSKPADGFAPSAAVDTEPAVHKSPAAPTRRPLYFAVFAAYLGSMAFGFAITYSSPALPDVRPRMNFTVEDSAWFGSLVKCGSIFGGLLGGQLVNMVGRRATLFISCGWFLAGWLCIIFAQSIPLLFSGRALTGVAVGIVAPAVPVFISEICPSNIRGLLNTGSNVALYCGILATYVLGKWLAYQHLAIALMAPTVLMSVLLFWTKESPRWLLQKGRHEAALESALFYYGPEGKKELEAIEESLCGTEQFRLRDLAVPHVYRPFLCMLMVMFVQQSSGVTVLVVYTHDIFREAGTSIPSDDCSIIIGVVQVVVVAIATVLTDRVGRKLLLLVSTLATSICLFLFGYSFYLKQHSPETFATSYTWLPIASVGLIFVAFNIGMGHLPWLLLGEMLPLRVKGFATGFCTAFSFGYSFLLIKEFYRLQFVLGVAGSYWLFGVLLLVGFLLFWIFLPETKRKTLEEIEQLFGKQVVDLASEAVIRKSNRV; this is encoded by the exons ATGAGGAGCGCAGAAAAATCTCGCAAGCCTTCTTGGGTGACCGAGTACGTGGGTGTCAACTTCCAGAAAG TGCCCAGCAAGCCGGCGGATGGCTTCGCTCCTTCAGCGGCTGTCGACACCGAGCCTGCGGTCCACAAGAGCCCAGCTGCTCCGACGAGACGGCCACTCTACTTTGCAGTGTTCGCTGCCTACTTGGGCAGTATGGCTTTCGGCTTCGCCATCACCTACTCGTCGCCGGCGTTGCCCGACGTTCGGCCCAGGATGAACTTCACTGTCGAGGACAGCGCCTGGTTCGGCTCGCTCGTCAAATGCGGCTCCATTTTCGGCGGCCTGCTCGGAG GGCAGCTTGTGAACATGGTCGGTCGACGGGCGACTCTCTTCATCTCTTGCGGCTGGTTTCTGGCTGGCTGGTTGTGCATCATCTTCGCCCAGTCAATCCCCCTGTTGTTCTCCGGACGAGCCCTTACAGGTGTTGCTGTCGGCATCGTGGCGCCGGCAGTGCCTGTATTTATATCTGAGATCTGCCCCTCGAACATTCGCGGTCTACTTAACACTGGCAGCAATGTTGCCCTCTACTGCGGCATCCTGGCCACTTACGTCCTCGGGAAGTGGCTTGCTTACCAGCACCTCGCCATCGCGCTCATGGCACCAACGGTCCTCATGAGCGTCCTGTTGTTCTGGACGAAGGAATCACCCCGCTGGCTTCTTCAGAAAGGCCGCCATGAGGCGGCGCTGGAGTCAGCACTGTTCTACTACGGACCAGAGGGCAAGAAGGAGTTAGAGGCCATTGAAGAAAGCCTTTGCGGAACCGAGCAATTCCGCTTACGGGACCTAGCTGTGCCGCATGTCTACAGGCCATTCTTGTGCATGCTGATGGTGATGTTTGTACAGCAATCATCGGGAGTGACCGTCCTCGTAGTTTACACACACGACATCTTCCGCGAGGCGGGGACGTCGATTCCGTCGGACGACTGCAGCATAATCATTGGTGTAGTGCAAGTGGTCGTGGTAGCGATCGCCACAGTACTGACAGATCGTGTAGGGCGCAAACTCCTGCTCTTGGTCTCTACCTTGGCAACGAGCATCTGCTTGTTCCTGTTCGGATACTCTTTTTACCTCAAACAACACAGCCCGGAGACATTCGCCACCTCATACACATGGCTTCCGATTGCGTCCGTGGGACTGATCTTTGTGGCATTCAACATCGGCATGGGCCACCTTCCTTGGTTGCTTCTCGGAGAGATGCTGCCGCTGCGCGTAAAGGGTTTTGCCACGGGATTCTGCACCGCGTTCTCCTTCGGCTACTCGTTCCTTCTCATCAAGGAGTTTTACAGGCTACAGTTTGTTCTGGGGGTAGCAGGGTCCTATTGGCTATTCGGTGTTTTGCTTCTCGTGGGCTTCCTTCTCTTCTGGATTTTTCTTCcagaaacaaagagaaaaacgTTAGAAGAAATTGAGCAGCTTTTTGGAAAGCAAGTGGTTGACCTTGCCAGCGAAGCGGTGATCAGGAAAAGCAATCGCGTGTAG